ATCGCCATGCAACAAGGCCCCAGTAGTCACCATCTCGGTATACAAGACAGCTTCTTGAGTAAGCGAGCGATGAAAGGATCGGCAATGCCGATCTGTCCACTCCATCATGGGAGCAACCGCTAAACGTTTCTTTGGGGAATCCATCATCTTCATTTGTTAAACGGGACGAGTTGGGATTTTAAATGGTTAACAGAACCTAGCTTGCCTTTAACCATTGCTTGCGCTAATGCGGAGATACGTACTACTTGTTCAGCTTTGCCTCTAACTCTACAGCCAAATCCAATGCGCCCATATACCCAGATTTGAGATGGTTTGGTAAATCAGGATCGCCAACCATTGCGCCCAAGGTCTCAACCAAGCTAAATACAATTCCTTTGGCAGCGCCCACAGCAATTGTGTTATTGGCTACAGCCTCATCAATATGATTTACGGCATCGAGAAAATAATCATGCCCTGGTAGGCCGTCTGGTCCGAGTGATTCCTTAGTCATGGATTTCATCCTATTTGGTAGTAATTACAACATTTGATCCACTTTATAGAAAAAGTGACGAGCATATGCAAGTATTTCTTTATCTGAAGGATGATCCACAGTTTCTACACCAACAATATTTTCTGCAATCTGAGGATCGTGGTGGTGCGCATGCTTGATTAATTCAAGCTTAGCCGAACCAGGTCCAATGATCAATATTTCTTTGGACTCTTTTACAGCCTGAATATCTGAATGAAGATATTTGGAATCGAGCGCTAATTTACCGCTTCCTACTTCGCCGCCCTTATGGTGAAGGTGATGGTGTGTCGATTTACTTCTAATGACCTCGGCCTCACTCGCTGACTCGCTCAAAAATAAAACATGGGCTGCTTGATGATCGATCCAGATAACTGCGTGATTTAATGACATATTGACTTTCATTTTGATGGGGATGTTTTCCATTGAGCATACTCCCTCAATGAGGGACGCGCATGTCAGAATTTGATGTAAGTCACAATTCAGTGGTAAATATGGATGGATTGAAGCAATTGCGCACTATATGAAGACCATGATGAAATTATCCCTAACTCGTATCCTCCCCATTCGCTTAAGTACATTTGCTATTTGCATTACTGGCAGCATCCTGAGTGGGGTTGCCATTCTTGGCGGGGCTTCGATGTGGCCGGTGTTTGTAATATTTACCACCCTCACCCTAGTAGGTATTTACGATTGCATTCAACAAAAGCACGCTGTATTAAGAAATTATCCGATCCTGGGTCACATGCGCTTTTTGCTGGAGTTTATTCGCCCAGAAATTAGGCAATACTTTATTGAAGGGGATAACGATAAAACTCCATTCTCCAGAGAGCAAAGGACGCTTGTTTACTCTCGCGCCAAGGCAGTGGCAGATGAGATTCCTTTTGGAACCACTTTGGATGTCATGGCTCCTGGATATCAGTGGATCAATCAATCATTGGCGCCTACCCACTTGCCTACACATGATTTTCGTATTGAGATTGGCGGCAAAGACTGTAGTCAAAAGTACCGAGCAAGTATTTTCAATATCTCCGCCATGAGTTTTGGATCCTTGAGTGCCAATGCCATCATGGCATTGAACTTAGGCGCCAAAAAAGGTGGATT
This genomic interval from Polynucleobacter necessarius contains the following:
- a CDS encoding translational machinery protein, with product MENIPIKMKVNMSLNHAVIWIDHQAAHVLFLSESASEAEVIRSKSTHHHLHHKGGEVGSGKLALDSKYLHSDIQAVKESKEILIIGPGSAKLELIKHAHHHDPQIAENIVGVETVDHPSDKEILAYARHFFYKVDQML